A genomic stretch from Lathyrus oleraceus cultivar Zhongwan6 chromosome 2, CAAS_Psat_ZW6_1.0, whole genome shotgun sequence includes:
- the LOC127118346 gene encoding uncharacterized protein LOC127118346: MPPKPFNFPAKRTAAIFLLTTTAAAAFTANSDESSPLAADKIRAQIHGIARTARAVSTVASTVVDYEFSLRGLPKYSDQYRKTSSQVHLRSAERFLKLCESNKGFYVKAGQFIASQKVLPREYSSTLSSLQDQVAPLPFKVIEKVLKDNLGPDFSEKFLSIDERPIGAASIAQVHHAVLKSGQEVAIKVQYPWIEQQMHFDTRTMYFLSKVIAWLYPQYRFEWLPLTFAKSVSSELDFVQEARNSERAAKNFRNNKIVRIPNVFWELTTRQVLTMEFYAGHKIDDLDFLSEIGVDPEKVAKSLIELFAEMIFVHGYIHGDPHPGNILVSPEGRNGFSLVLLDHAVYRELDEEFRKDFCQLWEALALKDSKKTMWLGERFGAGKYSRYLPIIFTGTTIESKYSSGMSIKEKETMKHELKSLMFEDLSLFMESMPPDFIAILRVDALLRSTIRKMDVSRLIRLLTYTKFAVYGRLRLKFDGELCKMPEMNVYFAVKAVFLNFISTLKYFHILTKILIGAIESTPWQQKVKNVQNYLYHKIGSSDLWSILVHSVFLLFCMRPAS, encoded by the exons ATGCCACCAAAACCTTTCAACTTTCCCGCCAAACGTACCGCAGCCATTTTCCTTCTAACCACAACTGCAGCCGCTGCATTTACTGCCAACTCCGACGAGTCCTCCCCTCTCGCCGCCGACAAAATCAGAGCTCAAATTCACGGCATCGCGCGCACCGCTCGTGCCGTCTCCACG GTTGCTTCCACTGTCGTTGACTACGAATTCTCGCTCCGCGGCCTCCCAAAGTACTCAGATCAGTATCGTAAAACGAGTTCACAG GTTCATCTACGTTCTGCGGAGAGGTTTCTCAAGTTATGCGAATCCAACAAAGGGTTTTATGTGAAAGCTGGGCAGTTCATTGCTTCCCAAAAAGTGCTTCCGAGAGAGTACTCTTCTACTTTGTCTTCGTTACAGGACCAG GTTGCTCCTCTTCCTTTTAAAGTCATTGAGAAAGTGCTAAAGGATAATCTCGGACCTGACTTCTCTGAGAA GTTTTTGTCCATTGATGAACGACCTATAGGCGCTGCATCTATTGCTCAAGTTCACCATGCTGTACTAAAAAGTGGTCAAGAAGTAGCAATCAAG GTGCAATATCCTTGGATAGAGCAGCAGATGCATTTTGATACAAGAACAATGTATTTCCTATCAAAAGTTATTGCATGG CTATACCCTCAATACAGGTTTGAGTGGCTACCATTAACATTTGCCAAATCTGTCTCTTCAGAACTTG ATTTTGTTCAGGAGGCAAGGAATTCTGAGAGAGCTGCCAAAAATTTCAGAAACAACAAAATTGTCAGAATTCCTAATGTATTCTGG GAGTTGACAACAAGGCAAGTCCTAACAATGGAGTTTTATGCAGGACACAAG ATTGATGACTTGGATTTTCTGAGTGAGATTGGAGTTGATCCAGAAAAG GTAGCAAAATCATTGATTGAGCTGTTCGCTGAAATGATATTTGTGCATGGTTACATACATGGTGATCCACATCCTGGTAATATATTAGTTTCTCCTGAAGGCCGTAATGGTTTTTCCCTGG TTCTTCTAGATCATGCAGTTTACAGGGAATTGGATGAAGAATTTAGAAAAGACTTTTGTCAGTTATGGGAAGCTTTGGCTCTCAAGGACTCAAAGAAAACAATGTGGCTTGGCGAGCGATTTGGTGCTGGGAAGTATTCTCGATACTTGCCTATCATTTTCACCGGAACAACTATAGAAAG CAAATATTCTTCTGGAATGTCAATCAAGGAAAAAGAGACTATGAAACACGAATTGAAATCTCTGATGTTTGAGGACCTATCTTTGTTCATGGAGTCTATGCCACCAGATTTTATTGCTATATTGCGTGTAGA TGCACTCCTAAGGTCTACCATTAGAAAGATGGATGTCTCACGGCTCATCAGATTGCTAACTTACACCAAATTTGCAGTATATGGACGTCTCCGTCTAAAATTTGATGGTGAATTGTGTAAAATGCCCGAAATGAATGTTT ATTTTGCTGTGAAAGCTGTTTTCTTAAATTTCATATCAACATTAAAATATTTTCACATCCTAACCAAGATCCTTATTG GGGCCATCGAAAGTACCCCTTGGCAACAAAAAGTGAAGAATGTACAGAATTACTTGTATCACAAGATTGGTAGTAGTGACTTATGGAGCATTCTAGTCCATTCTGTCTTTCTTCTTTTTTGTATGCGTCCAGCGTCCTAA